From the genome of Phlebotomus papatasi isolate M1 chromosome 2, Ppap_2.1, whole genome shotgun sequence:
ACCGACATAAGAAGAATTGTTATTTGGTAAATGTCCAGAACACTTGCGATGTAGGGCAAAACGGATACTCTTAGTCCGTAAATGTCAATATTAAAGAGATAGATTAAAATTGTGTTTATTGTCCGAAAGACGTGAAGAAAATACGAAATATAAGACGAAACGAGAACTATTAGTTAACGAGTctgaaaagttttgttaaaagaacaaatggattttgttccaatgttgtcaaaaagatgttatttagtaatttgacaaaactttttccagcattttatatgggaaaacacatttttgataaacttttaacaagatccagttggccgccgatttgacaaaactttttcatattctCTATAGAAGAACATCTTTTTTGATAAACTTGTcttattaatttgacaaaactttttattCAGAGTAGAATAGAGATTGTTGAGAAAAATGAAAGTATTACTCAGTAAACGTTCGGAATATTTGCTCAATAGAGCCAAGTGGGGTTTGCTAGTACGTAAATTTCAAGAATATCAAGAATTTCGGACTTAAAGTCTATGGTAAAGTTTATGGATGTAAAGTTTATGGACAGAAAAGTCCTCCTTACATCCTATTTCACTAGCAGTTTGGGtgttcattcattttcaatcgcttatccctattggggtcgcgggcccatgacatccaaattagcagcccacgcttgtcgatcctctgccacttcatgaagatgttcgggttcgatcccaaggcgttccaagacaagattctgaatttgattcagccaccttgtcctaggtctgcctcgaggtcgacgccttctcacaatggcttgcatagcttttctggggaatgtAGTTTGGGTGTTTTAGACttaaattttcgtttttttttactaatgtCGCGAGTATTCTACAAGTCCTCAGTGTTAACAATTCCGGTTTTGCCCTATGTCGCTGGTAGTCTGGGCGTTTATGGACATAAAGTTTCCATTTTGTTTCTTAATTATCGGTATTATGAAGTAATAGTTTCCTCGTTGTCTTATATCGTAACTATTTAAACTATTTAACTGCCCCGTTTTAACCTATTTTACAGGTTCACTAGGCGTTTATGGGTTACACCCCGTTTCATCTTATTGCATTTGTTTTGGATTTTACGAGGTCTATTAGTTGACCCTATATAGGTGTGTTACTTGTTTATTCAAAAATGGTTATCTTAAGTACTACAATAGAAAATTTGAGGtctgaaaattttggaaaatgtgtATATAAGTGCACGTCCAGTAATATATGGgaggaaatattaataaaattaatatatatatatatatatatatatatatatatatatatatatatatataataatctctttaatataataatatgctaaaatgaagaaaatagtACAATTTTAATTGTGAATATATAGTAAACTATATAATAAAACTTCTTGTGCGTACATTtaagaatgaaaattatttacaaaattattatgtAAACACAACGATCTTCCGCATAAGATAGAATTAAACATGTATAAAAATAGCGAAAACCATGTTCAGGTCATCACAAGTGTAAATTATTGTTCTTATTTTGAATTCTGACTAATCATGAACTGGCAAACTtacaaatatatataaaaaaaatcttatacaaAGTTCGTAATaaagaaagcaaaaaaattattacaactaGGCAACTATTGTTACAATTGTTGTAAGTTGTGGTGAAAAACAAAGATTTATGTTCGTTTTTgaaatacatatatatattgAAAATTGGCTTAGTATATAGTATTAAGAAAAGATCTAtcaaccaaaaattaaaaattatcgaAATATTAGCCATTTTTACATATTATACCTATGCCATACATTTTTATTATACCGcgtaaaaaataaacattttgcattttttctggaAATGGCGACATTTCATATAAATGAAATTTAGAGGAAAATTGTAACACTTTTTTCCGGTCTTCAGCTTTCTCCAAAATTCGATTTCCTACTTTTTAGGACTCAAcaaaaaatatggattttttttggatagaacttgaaaaatataaaaaataatttcatttttttggttgattttttcagagaaataactATTATTTGCGAGAGGCGTGAAACTATATGATTCCTTACATAATTCTCTATTGGAGACGCAGTTCCGCAAtttctatataaatataaaaatcattgaattcCTGCAATAAAGATATCataattttcatgcattttggGAGATGGAATTATTGTTCATTAGACGTGGTGCCAGTGAGGAATATCCATTTTGTATgtggaatatatttttcacagcTGGCAACTCGTTGTggaatttattttgacttttgtggGGTGGACAAATACTGGAAAATATTTGGGAAGATTTGTCGAAACATTGTCGACTGtgatttcgaaaattttgagataaattctTCCCCACTTTCGAAGTTTTGCCTTGCGTGTGTCAGGTTTCTACCTTTCCAGCATCGAGTTTTTCTCGATGATCTGCCTAAAAATGTTTATTGGGAATAGCCTAGACCTAGAATATATGTGATTAATCTAAATGTACTAAATCTACTAAAATGTactaaatgtactaaaaatgtatAGGAGAGAGAtatccacttttcatttttcattggaatagcgctATAAATGAATGAATGGTAAGCGTTGAAAATGTCCGCAAAATTGACGCTGAAAATGTTTTGTATATATTCCGGCGTTTCAGTAAAACGTATTACAAAAGTTctaaaaatattactaatacttatgcaatttttttgtgtcacttggagtgaattcgcgggcTTTATTCAATCCCGGAAATTCCACTCTACTAAGGAACTTcttaaaaaagggacagataatcctaaccggcttatgtaggtgagattcttaacgtgagctaactcggagtgcatgcaaattcgatttagagctgaagttgggagacgccattcagttatcttgaatcaaattcgtgaaattatacaaattttgtatttaaaccaaaatatcaaggatttggatgaactggcacaaaagtgatatatgggtgaaatgtagaccagaatgttctctataattttcccatagaacatgatctcatcgattactcagaagtcaagataagcgaggttttttgtttcttaactcgttttttcatccagagtgccccaagtagtcatttgttcaacttcaactatatcaaagaattgttgtattttgtgggactttccatttaaaaccctattttaagtgccttggtggagtagaggcagtcaaattggcatctgagtgatttcaaagcgttattattggaaaaatcaattttttcacacttaaacggcaaaatcggagtgatagcgtagtctgagtggaaaatgatgtatggacgaaatgtagatacaaatgtgctctacaattatgtcgaagtaatcatcaaaatcggttcagcgacagtcgagataattgaggttatgtgatatttaaattggtttttcgactgtggcgcccctggtgttggtcccacgaagttcaaatattctagaaagttgtagaatttggtgagatctttcgtttaagccctcattcatcaaaatcggttacatagaaccggagatatgattttttgaattttgtgaactttgacccctcatatctccggttctgttttaaccacagcgcacgtttgcaccattttggaaacgtcctagactggactataacatactaaaatttcattaacttgcacaaaggaatttttgagaaaaatgactttgaatttcgatgaattttgacgctatcacagcgccacctgtggtgactttttgaacttccatctgaaagtgctcatcgatacaaaaccaaaaaagtaaaatttaggtcgctatgttaattagaaccggagatagaggccggtcaatgttcgaattttgaccccttatagctcgggtcaggggttatggatcgacttaaggttttttttgtttgataggtataatcaacggctacaacatactaaaatttcagcccgattgcataaggaatttttgagttatttaacttttaagatttaaaaattttctttttaaaaaaagcgcccctagcggtggttttatgaacttgcgatattagaaggggaagtgtcatttcatgagagctttccaaaaagccctcactttttaaattctgacaattagaaccggagttatggccattttaagaatttttttttgacccttatagctcgggtctgggggatcgggggaccttaagtttggtagtgatggaaagctctaaggcccagctataacatactaaaatttgagcccgatcgatgccataggggctgagctattgagaaaacaaaaaaaggggggtcttcaaaatggcggaaggaggggtggggggtggggggtcaatgcaccaggttgcaattttcacccaatatataacctttgtccaaaaccgcaagtcgatatctcttttagtttaggagctattaagctccaaagttCTCGGacctaatattaggtgagattcttaacaatctcacctactataatcctaacaaaatttcatgtcgtccgatcgacctcaaatttggccaaaatgtgtttcgccacttcctgattccgaatatatatgtggctaagtaacgttcccggccggccggtcgGCCGgtcggccgctctttggagcttaatagctcctaaactgaaaaagatatcgacttgcggttttcggcaaaggttatatatcgggtgaaaattgcaacttggtgcataaaccccccaccccccacccctccttccgccattttgaagaccccccttttttttgttttctcaatagctccgcccctatggcatttagcggactcaaattttagtatgttatagctgggccttagagctttccatcaataccaaacttaaggtcccccgacccccctgaccctagctataagggtccaaaaaaaatttcttaaaatggccataactccggttctaattgtcagaatttaaaaagtgagggctttttggaaagctctcgtgaaatgccacttttccttctaacatcgcaagttcataaaaccaccgctaggggcgctttttttaaaaagaaaatttttaaatcttaaaagttgaataactcaaaaattccattgtgcatcgggctgaaaatttagtatgttgtagccgttgattatacctatcaaacaaaaaaaaccttaagtcgatccataacccctgacccgagctataaggggtcaaaattcgaacattgaccggcctctatctccggttctaattaacatagcgacctaaattttacctttttggtttcgtctcgatgagcactttcagatggaagttcaaaaagtcactacaggtggcgctgtgatagcgtcaaaattcaaagtcacttttctcaaaaacggcattgtgcaagttaatgaaattttagtacccAACAAGCATTTTCTTTCTAAATAGAAAGCTTTCCAAGTTTCGTCGATTTACGGTCGTCAGATTCTAGAGAGAAAATTGTCCAAGTGCATGGAAATATCTCTGTCCAAATATTTTCAAGTACATGTCTAATTGGAGATATCCGTTTCCAAATATTCTCCAATTCGACAAAAACGAGACTGATATTCGAATTTTCTCTTTCGAAGAAAACTCGGCAGAATTCATTCGAAATTTACTCGCAAAAAATTGGACAGGATCCTTACCAttttcattcttcttcttcttagcTTATCTGTTTAGTTACACTCGAGCACTTTCTACAAAAAGACTTcagatttactttttatttgaaCTCGATTTTGATGACTGAAACATGTTTGTTTATTTTCGTTTTAAATATCGTTTAATTCTCTAAACTTCACAGGAACTTCACATTTCACTTACACTCTTCATTGCATTGGGTTGAACTAAGATAATCAGACTTTTGTCTTGTCTGTGCCAGCGGGAGTATGGTCACATCAGCTTGTTGAGAAATTGAGGTAGATAGGGCGCCAAATCCTCAGTGGTTCTTTCTGGACCGCCAGAAGAAAGGAACATGTCTGTATAATTCATCATTGAATTAGACGGAGACCTGCAGATGAGTGATGTTTCTTCTGGGCATTGATTCGAAAAGATAACAATGAGAGATCCGTTGGTTGTATTTGGAAGTTCCGTGAAGGGTACATGGGCTCTTTCTCGACTATTATTTGAGAGCAGCGTGTCAATACGATCAATTGAGTTCGAAGATGTCTGGGATTTGAAAGAAATCGCTTGGGGGGACTGTTGTGAACACATATTTGATCCAAAGACAATACAGGAGCCGCCGGAACAGCCGGTGGATGTGGATGAGTTGGATGGAACCAGAGATGAGCTTGCTTGGGGAAGAGATTCGTTGAAATCTAGCTGAACTAGACGTATTTTCGGCTCATTGCGTTTTCTTTTCTTCAGCTCATAGTTGAACATTACATCCTCTTCAATCTCCGTTCCGACGTTAAAAAGCaacttttccaatttttttgctTCCAAGGAGACGTCAATTCTTTGGATTTTGACCTCACATTTATACACACTCCatctaaaaacgtaaaaaatatagtttaatagagacgaaaaaaaagtatttacagTCCACTTTGTTTACCCGGGAGCAAGTGTGAGGTTAGCTCTGACTTTATCTATTGACTCCAAACCAGGCGGTGGCCAATAGACCAGTTCGTTATCTTCCCAAGTGTAGGGCACGGCAGTTATGAAACTGCGACCTTCTCCAATTGTTTTGACAATTTTCCAGACCATTTTCAACGATATATAGAATTAGAAACGCAAAGACGGCAAAGACGCCAACACTCAAGCACCCAGACTGAAAATTTGACAAGCACGGAAAAAGTAGGTGATTATTACGCGTAATAATTTACTTCGAATTTGTTACGTTTTGTGatttatttacaataatttttaatattttcatcaaGTCGACAGCTCGGAAtgtaaaacgaataagtcgcgaatgggTAACTTTGCAGGAGCACAATTTCAAGCTCAGATTTTGCATGCTGAGTATAGGGTTCTTACTATTTCAAACCTCtgtaactttgggaataattaactccACAAGAAGAAGGAAGACATcgggtgtcaaggagtacccaaaatcaaatgcaaaaaatcgacttattcagcttatattctgacaagttgaATTAATATAACTTTCTTGTACTATAGAGAAATTTGTCTACAAATTTGTGCAAATATTGAATCTCATTAATAAATTTCaggaaaagaattttaaaatcattcaatataatatttttatgtaatttttttagtaACTAAATATTTTAGCTTTTCCTATTACATTCtactatttttaacattttttttgataaattggtGTGGGCATATCTGATATTGACATTATGTAATCATTgtcactattttttttacacaaatttacCTAGCCATAATTACAACAAAAAGTTAGAGTTTGTTGGCCATAACAgtcgtaaaatttaaaattccacGTGAGATAAAATGATAAGAAGATAAACGTCCAGACAACCAGCGACATTGAACAATGCGATCCTTTTTATGTATCGAATATGGGTAGAGGGGCCCCCACCCGTCTAGCTATTGCACCCTGGCAACTACACTCTTTATTGAACGATGTTATCtgataaaaaatcaagaaaatcctCTTTTACTACATGatttattcacaataaattCCTGACCATACAGATGTGTTCTGATAGCATTTGTAGTCAGGGCAGCGATATTCTGAGGACGTCTCGGAGTGTGTGGCTAATGAGACCATCTTGGGAGCACACAGAGGAACTCTCTCCAACAGCTTCCGACTAAGCACTGGGCATGAGCCATCAGGCACACTACCCCTGGACACTAGGCTTCACTATCTAGGGACATTGAGTGAGATCTCCTCAAGGAACTCCTCCTATTTAATCACCGTAGTGGGCTAATCGCCTTTAGTGGTTCTCTCGTCTTCCTGGCGCACTTCTTTCAATGGTGTCAGTGAGAACACTACATTCACTTTTAGTGCTGAACAGATCGGTCTTCTTGGTTTGGAATTTCGTGATTTTCTCAGAATTTTGGGGAAAAAGGAGAATCCTGAGGAAATCTTCGAGCTGTCACTGGACGTTGTGGTGATGTGAAAGAAACCTCACTAAAGTAAATTGTTGTAGCTGTGCCTTTCTTTCTTTCACACTCTGACTCCCCTCACTCTCTTCGACGTAGTGCGTTGTGATCACAGAATTCTGCGTCAATGGTCTTCTTACTATCTCTGTCCCTTCTTGGTGGATGAGACGTAATCCACCTTGTCACAACATCTGTACCAACTCTGCAACGATTTCTGTCCTCAGTCCTGGCACTCTATACATTGGAACCGTGGAAGACACATTCCAGGCACAGTCTTAGTCGCTCCCGGCGTTTAATGGATTTACGCATATACGCCTATATACAAGACGAATCGTTCGCGTGCCGGGACAAGTTAAGCCTTCCTGCCACCCAGATTCTTCACCTTGGAATAGTCACACATTTATCTTGGATAACTTTCTATCCGCTTTTGACAACGACATGAAAAACTTCCACTACAGAATATTAAACAACTTTTGACAGCTAAACACTTTCACCATATTCTACTGGAATATTCCTACACCaagaaaaatgtggatgttattttctacaaatcgtgtcttaaaattctactgcctcaaaagacaGTAGAAAGTATCAGCCTCCATTATCCTTTAAAATCTACCCTTTTGGACttgtagatttaaaaaaaaatagcggaTGGTATAATTAAACAGCGAGatattagaattttatttgaaGACTGTAAAATTCACAGAGAATagtaatttgaattgaaattacaTTCCAGGCTAGTAAGATTTTACTATCCTGCTGTTAAATATCAATATAAAGTAAGAGCGAGAGAGAGAAGTATTGAGGTCCGAAAAAATGAAAGGGAAAATGACACAGTATATGCACTTAGGCTTCCGTATGTTTATTTTCGTAGCAATTTTGCTGAGGAGAATTAGAAAAACTATGGAAGAgtgtttaatttttctgaacaCAATTATAGTgcataagtttaaaaaataacaaactaaaaatttttttgaagaatt
Proteins encoded in this window:
- the LOC129801717 gene encoding uncharacterized protein LOC129801717, whose protein sequence is MVWKIVKTIGEGRSFITAVPYTWEDNELVYWPPPGLESIDKVRANLTLAPGWSVYKCEVKIQRIDVSLEAKKLEKLLFNVGTEIEEDVMFNYELKKRKRNEPKIRLVQLDFNESLPQASSSLVPSNSSTSTGCSGGSCIVFGSNMCSQQSPQAISFKSQTSSNSIDRIDTLLSNNSRERAHVPFTELPNTTNGSLIVIFSNQCPEETSLICRSPSNSMMNYTDMFLSSGGPERTTEDLAPYLPQFLNKLM